From Vigna unguiculata cultivar IT97K-499-35 chromosome 5, ASM411807v1, whole genome shotgun sequence, the proteins below share one genomic window:
- the LOC114185170 gene encoding uncharacterized protein LOC114185170 isoform X2, with amino-acid sequence MGFSQAFPVACINNLPSIVCISKRKLCVSTAKLSPDNDPLLLSATASASLRYHESLRPEPLFLDPYAGCFVPDNTPEDVIPDLHPYCLAAKFIDDKLLHTVSLIDGLKQLVFLTDGMDTRPYRLQWPTSTIIFDISPEIVFKFAAEKLKDVGAKIPKGCIFCHIPLESSDMEQAMQFKGYSGSRPSIWVLQGFPMMTLANFEEVLSMISSLAMKGSLFLGELPACLAETDPEIKSNIRQWLDKLFMSKGFRVEMINYEEIAGSYGKDFASGHNNSILFAAEQLLHSDDQMESWRREFQRIENEGDEDGFEEL; translated from the exons ATGGGTTTTTCACAAGCTTTCCCTGTAGCCTGTATTAATAACCTTCCCTCAATTGTATGCATCTCTAAGAGGAAGCTCTGTGTTTCTACTGCAAAACTCAGCCCGGACAATGACCCATTACTCCTTTCTGCCACTGCTTCTGCTTCTCTTCGGTACCACGAATCTCTTCGACCAG AGCCTCTGTTTCTAGACCCATATGCTGGTTGTTTTGTCCCTGATAATACTCCCGAGGATGTGATTCCGGACTTGCATCCCTACTGTCTTGCAGCCAAGTTCATTGATGATAAGCTGCTTCATACAGTTAGTCTTATTGATGGACTAAAGCAG CTAGTTTTTTTGACTGATGGCATGGATACACGCCCATACAGACTTCAGTGGCCCACTTCGACCATAATATTTGACATATCCCCTGAAATTGTATTTAAGTTTGCAGCTGAGAAGCTTAAAG ATGTTGGGGCTAAGATACCCAAAGGTTGCATATTCTGTCATATTCCACTGGAATCATCTGACATGGAGCAGGCTATGCAATTTAAGGGCTACAGTGGTAGTAGACCAAGCATATGGGTCCTGCAG GGATTTCCAATGATGACACTGGCAAATTTTGAAGAGGTTTTGTCAATGATTAGCAGTTTGGCCATGAAGGGATCCCTTTTTTTGGGAGAGCTTCCAGCATGCTTAGCTGAGACAGACCCAGAAATCAAG TCCAATATAAGGCAATGGTTGGATAAACTATTCATGAGCAAGGGATTTCGGGTGGAAATGATCAACTATGAAGAGATTGCAGGGAGTTATGGTAAAGATTTTGCATCAGGGCACAATAATAGTATACTGTTTGCCGCAGAACAGCTGTTACATTCTGATGATCAG ATGGAATCATGGAGACGAGAATTTCAAAGGATAGAGAATGAAGGTGATGAAGACGGTTTTGAAGAGTTATAG
- the LOC114185170 gene encoding uncharacterized protein LOC114185170 isoform X1, protein MGFSQAFPVACINNLPSIVCISKRKLCVSTAKLSPDNDPLLLSATASASLRYHESLRPEPLFLDPYAGCFVPDNTPEDVIPDLHPYCLAAKFIDDKLLHTVSLIDGLKQLVFLTDGMDTRPYRLQWPTSTIIFDISPEIVFKFAAEKLKASDVGAKIPKGCIFCHIPLESSDMEQAMQFKGYSGSRPSIWVLQGFPMMTLANFEEVLSMISSLAMKGSLFLGELPACLAETDPEIKSNIRQWLDKLFMSKGFRVEMINYEEIAGSYGKDFASGHNNSILFAAEQLLHSDDQMESWRREFQRIENEGDEDGFEEL, encoded by the exons ATGGGTTTTTCACAAGCTTTCCCTGTAGCCTGTATTAATAACCTTCCCTCAATTGTATGCATCTCTAAGAGGAAGCTCTGTGTTTCTACTGCAAAACTCAGCCCGGACAATGACCCATTACTCCTTTCTGCCACTGCTTCTGCTTCTCTTCGGTACCACGAATCTCTTCGACCAG AGCCTCTGTTTCTAGACCCATATGCTGGTTGTTTTGTCCCTGATAATACTCCCGAGGATGTGATTCCGGACTTGCATCCCTACTGTCTTGCAGCCAAGTTCATTGATGATAAGCTGCTTCATACAGTTAGTCTTATTGATGGACTAAAGCAG CTAGTTTTTTTGACTGATGGCATGGATACACGCCCATACAGACTTCAGTGGCCCACTTCGACCATAATATTTGACATATCCCCTGAAATTGTATTTAAGTTTGCAGCTGAGAAGCTTAAAG CTTCAGATGTTGGGGCTAAGATACCCAAAGGTTGCATATTCTGTCATATTCCACTGGAATCATCTGACATGGAGCAGGCTATGCAATTTAAGGGCTACAGTGGTAGTAGACCAAGCATATGGGTCCTGCAG GGATTTCCAATGATGACACTGGCAAATTTTGAAGAGGTTTTGTCAATGATTAGCAGTTTGGCCATGAAGGGATCCCTTTTTTTGGGAGAGCTTCCAGCATGCTTAGCTGAGACAGACCCAGAAATCAAG TCCAATATAAGGCAATGGTTGGATAAACTATTCATGAGCAAGGGATTTCGGGTGGAAATGATCAACTATGAAGAGATTGCAGGGAGTTATGGTAAAGATTTTGCATCAGGGCACAATAATAGTATACTGTTTGCCGCAGAACAGCTGTTACATTCTGATGATCAG ATGGAATCATGGAGACGAGAATTTCAAAGGATAGAGAATGAAGGTGATGAAGACGGTTTTGAAGAGTTATAG
- the LOC114185168 gene encoding probable methyltransferase PMT19 isoform X1 gives MTTTMMMMIKMNNPCLKILSTVLLLVSLFIYVLVAPSFFASPHFYKHLHLQAEDFELCPSNYTNHCPCQDPIRARNFPKAKWFRKERHCPERTQRLRCLIPTPPNYQTPFPWPKSKVTAWFSNVPFPKLVEYKKSQNWVRLEGDRFVFPGGGTSFTEGANAYIHALNRLLPVSLKSGDIRTVLDVGCGVASFGASLTDYDILTMSLAPSDEHQSQVQFALERGLPAMLGVLSTHRLTFPSRSFDMVHCSRCLVPWTDYDGLYLREIDRILRPGGFWVLSGPPINWRVNYKAWETEPQVLEKEQNVLENLAKQLCWEKVAEKDQIAVWQKRIDRISCMKKFQTLRSPKFCNSSESDPDAGCYEPFNRYTKMTPCIFPLPDVKNVHEVSGGVLEKWPTRLKSVPPRIRNENDDDFTLKAYTKDNRTWKRRVSDYGVMLKSISSGKYRNVMDMNAGFGGFAAAMVKYPIWVMNVVPFDAKSSNLGIIYERGLIGTYMDWCEPFSTYPRTYDLIHASGIFSMYMDKCDISDIVLEMHRIVRPKGAVIIRDEKDVIVKVKEITDKIRWKGTVVAGDQDGTFHSEMILLIDLNDTD, from the exons ATGACGacgacgatgatgatgatgataaagatGAACAACCCGTGTCTCAAAATCTTGTCCACGGTTCTTCTCTTGGTCTCTCTCTTCATCTACGTCCTCGTTGCTCCCTCTTTCTTCGCTTCGCCACACTTCTACAAACACTTGCATTTGCAAGCTGAAGATTTTGAGCTCTGCCCAAGTAACTACACCAATCACTGTCCATGCCAAGACCCCATAAGGGCCAGGAACTTCCCCAAAGCCAAATGGTTCCGTAAAGAACGTCACTGCCCCGAGAGAACTCAAAGGTTGAGGTGCCTCATTCCAACCCCACCGAACTACCAAACCCCGTTTCCTTGGCCTAAGAGCAAGGTCACTGCATGGTTCAGTAACGTGCCTTTTCCCAAGCTAGTGGAGTACAAGAAGTCGCAGAACTGGGTTAGGTTGGAAGGTGACCGTTTTGTGTTTCCAGGAGGTGGCACTTCGTTTACCGAAGGTGCCAATGCTTATATTCATGCTCTAAACCGTCTTCTTCCTGTGTCTTTGAAATCTGGGGATATCAGAACAGTGCTTGATGTTGGTTGTGGG GTTGCAAGTTTTGGAGCCTCTCTGACTGACTATGATATCTTGACAATGTCACTGGCACCAAGTGATGAGCATCAATCTCAAGTACAGTTTGCCCTAGAAAGAGGGCTCCCTGCAATGCTTGGAGTGCTAAGCACTCACAGGCTAACATTCCCTTCAAGATCATTTGATATGGTTCATTGCTCTAGATGTCTTGTCCCATGGACTGATTATG ATGGACTATACCTAAGAGAGATTGACCGGATTTTGCGTCCTGGTGGATTTTGGGTACTGTCTGGGCCACCCATAAATTGGAGGGTAAACTACAAAGCTTGGGAAACAGAGCCTCAGGTGCTAGAAAAGGAGCAAAACGTTTTGGAAAACCTTGCAAAGCAACTGTGTTGGGAAAAAGTTGCTGAGAAAGATCAGATTGCTGTCTGGCAAAAACGCATAGATCGCATCAGCTGCATGAAAAAGTTTCAGACTTTGAGATCCCCCAAGTTCTGCAACTCATCAGAGTCTGACCCAGATGCTGGATG TTATGAACCATTCAACAGGTATACCAAAATGACTCCATGCATTTTTCCTCTTCCAGACGTGAAAAATGTCCACGAAGTATCTGGTGGCGTTCTTGAGAAATGGCCTACGAGGTTGAAAAGTGTTCCACCAAGGATCagaaatgaaaatgatgacGACTTCACACTCAAAGCATATACTAAAGATAATCGAACATGGAAAAGAAGAGTGTCCGATTATGGGGTCATGCTAAAATCCATTTCTTCCGGTAAATATAGAAATGTTATGGATATGAATGCTGGCTTTGGGGGATTTGCAGCTGCAATGGTGAAATATCCTATTTGGGTTATGAATGTGGTTCCCTTTGATGCAAAAAGCAGCAATCTTGGCATCATCTATGAACGAGGCCTTATAGGAACTTACATGGATTG GTGTGAGCCCTTTTCTACATATCCACGAACATATGACTTGATACATGCTAGCGGTATATTCAGCATGTATATGGACAA GTGTGACATAAGTGATATTGTTTTGGAGATGCATCGCATTGTTCGTCCGAAAGGAGCTGTGATCATTAGAGATGAAAAAGATGTAATTgttaaagtaaaagaaataactGATAAAATAAGATGGAAAGGAACAGTAGTAGCTGGTGACCAAGATGGAACTTTTCATTCTGAAATGATTCTGCTCATTGATCTTAACGATACCGATTAA
- the LOC114185168 gene encoding probable methyltransferase PMT19 isoform X2 produces the protein MTTTMMMMIKMNNPCLKILSTVLLLVSLFIYVLVAPSFFASPHFYKHLHLQAEDFELCPSNYTNHCPCQDPIRARNFPKAKWFRKERHCPERTQRLRCLIPTPPNYQTPFPWPKSKVTAWFSNVPFPKLVEYKKSQNWVRLEGDRFVFPGGGTSFTEGANAYIHALNRLLPVSLKSGDIRTVLDVGCGVASFGASLTDYDILTMSLAPSDEHQSQVQFALERGLPAMLGVLSTHRLTFPSRSFDMVHCSRCLVPWTDYDGLYLREIDRILRPGGFWVLSGPPINWRVNYKAWETEPQVLEKEQNVLENLAKQLCWEKVAEKDQIAVWQKRIDRISCMKKFQTLRSPKFCNSSESDPDAGWYTKMTPCIFPLPDVKNVHEVSGGVLEKWPTRLKSVPPRIRNENDDDFTLKAYTKDNRTWKRRVSDYGVMLKSISSGKYRNVMDMNAGFGGFAAAMVKYPIWVMNVVPFDAKSSNLGIIYERGLIGTYMDWCEPFSTYPRTYDLIHASGIFSMYMDKCDISDIVLEMHRIVRPKGAVIIRDEKDVIVKVKEITDKIRWKGTVVAGDQDGTFHSEMILLIDLNDTD, from the exons ATGACGacgacgatgatgatgatgataaagatGAACAACCCGTGTCTCAAAATCTTGTCCACGGTTCTTCTCTTGGTCTCTCTCTTCATCTACGTCCTCGTTGCTCCCTCTTTCTTCGCTTCGCCACACTTCTACAAACACTTGCATTTGCAAGCTGAAGATTTTGAGCTCTGCCCAAGTAACTACACCAATCACTGTCCATGCCAAGACCCCATAAGGGCCAGGAACTTCCCCAAAGCCAAATGGTTCCGTAAAGAACGTCACTGCCCCGAGAGAACTCAAAGGTTGAGGTGCCTCATTCCAACCCCACCGAACTACCAAACCCCGTTTCCTTGGCCTAAGAGCAAGGTCACTGCATGGTTCAGTAACGTGCCTTTTCCCAAGCTAGTGGAGTACAAGAAGTCGCAGAACTGGGTTAGGTTGGAAGGTGACCGTTTTGTGTTTCCAGGAGGTGGCACTTCGTTTACCGAAGGTGCCAATGCTTATATTCATGCTCTAAACCGTCTTCTTCCTGTGTCTTTGAAATCTGGGGATATCAGAACAGTGCTTGATGTTGGTTGTGGG GTTGCAAGTTTTGGAGCCTCTCTGACTGACTATGATATCTTGACAATGTCACTGGCACCAAGTGATGAGCATCAATCTCAAGTACAGTTTGCCCTAGAAAGAGGGCTCCCTGCAATGCTTGGAGTGCTAAGCACTCACAGGCTAACATTCCCTTCAAGATCATTTGATATGGTTCATTGCTCTAGATGTCTTGTCCCATGGACTGATTATG ATGGACTATACCTAAGAGAGATTGACCGGATTTTGCGTCCTGGTGGATTTTGGGTACTGTCTGGGCCACCCATAAATTGGAGGGTAAACTACAAAGCTTGGGAAACAGAGCCTCAGGTGCTAGAAAAGGAGCAAAACGTTTTGGAAAACCTTGCAAAGCAACTGTGTTGGGAAAAAGTTGCTGAGAAAGATCAGATTGCTGTCTGGCAAAAACGCATAGATCGCATCAGCTGCATGAAAAAGTTTCAGACTTTGAGATCCCCCAAGTTCTGCAACTCATCAGAGTCTGACCCAGATGCTGGATG GTATACCAAAATGACTCCATGCATTTTTCCTCTTCCAGACGTGAAAAATGTCCACGAAGTATCTGGTGGCGTTCTTGAGAAATGGCCTACGAGGTTGAAAAGTGTTCCACCAAGGATCagaaatgaaaatgatgacGACTTCACACTCAAAGCATATACTAAAGATAATCGAACATGGAAAAGAAGAGTGTCCGATTATGGGGTCATGCTAAAATCCATTTCTTCCGGTAAATATAGAAATGTTATGGATATGAATGCTGGCTTTGGGGGATTTGCAGCTGCAATGGTGAAATATCCTATTTGGGTTATGAATGTGGTTCCCTTTGATGCAAAAAGCAGCAATCTTGGCATCATCTATGAACGAGGCCTTATAGGAACTTACATGGATTG GTGTGAGCCCTTTTCTACATATCCACGAACATATGACTTGATACATGCTAGCGGTATATTCAGCATGTATATGGACAA GTGTGACATAAGTGATATTGTTTTGGAGATGCATCGCATTGTTCGTCCGAAAGGAGCTGTGATCATTAGAGATGAAAAAGATGTAATTgttaaagtaaaagaaataactGATAAAATAAGATGGAAAGGAACAGTAGTAGCTGGTGACCAAGATGGAACTTTTCATTCTGAAATGATTCTGCTCATTGATCTTAACGATACCGATTAA